The Rhodospirillaceae bacterium genome contains a region encoding:
- a CDS encoding DUF1501 domain-containing protein — translation MMNRRDFLKYSFAAPALVGTGVQLLPFPVHASTGNWDRTLILLELKGGNDGLNTVVPFADKTYYDMRPTIAIPRDKVLKHSEKLGFHPAFSPLMPLWEAKQMAVILGVGYRNPNLSHFRGIDIWNSASDADQYLENGWITQLFRESKPNAEFAADGINLGHNSVGPLEGDKTKVVTLNKNPEKFLKQAGRIKPGNSQTGNSALSHILKQRRDLKSAADKMIAKQIRTVKLGLAFSDSKIGAQFETAARLLVAGVKTPVLKLTIKKFDTHAGQEPLHTELLTEIATSISTFAKVMKAKGLWDKVTVMSYSEFGRRPFENNSSGSDHGTAAPHFMFGGKVKGGFYGEQPPLDDLDGVNLKYRVHFREIYASVAREWWGLNAGFIKEKPLGLFL, via the coding sequence ATGATGAATCGTCGTGATTTCCTGAAATATTCATTCGCCGCGCCGGCGCTCGTTGGAACAGGTGTCCAACTGCTCCCGTTTCCAGTTCATGCGTCCACAGGAAATTGGGATCGCACGTTGATTTTATTGGAACTCAAAGGCGGCAATGACGGGCTCAATACAGTCGTACCCTTTGCTGATAAAACCTACTACGACATGCGTCCGACCATCGCTATTCCGCGCGACAAAGTTTTAAAACACAGTGAGAAACTTGGGTTTCATCCGGCGTTTTCTCCTTTGATGCCCCTCTGGGAAGCCAAGCAAATGGCGGTGATTTTGGGTGTCGGTTATCGCAATCCAAACCTCTCGCATTTCCGAGGCATTGATATTTGGAATTCAGCCTCCGACGCTGATCAATATTTGGAAAATGGCTGGATAACTCAGTTGTTCCGGGAATCAAAACCAAACGCCGAGTTTGCTGCCGATGGAATTAATCTTGGGCATAATTCAGTTGGACCACTTGAAGGCGATAAAACCAAGGTCGTTACATTAAATAAAAATCCGGAGAAGTTTCTAAAACAAGCGGGCCGCATAAAGCCTGGCAATTCTCAAACGGGGAATAGCGCATTATCTCATATTCTTAAGCAACGGCGCGATCTTAAATCAGCTGCAGACAAAATGATTGCCAAACAGATCAGAACGGTAAAATTGGGCCTAGCATTTTCCGATTCGAAAATAGGAGCCCAGTTTGAAACTGCTGCCCGCTTGTTGGTCGCCGGGGTCAAAACACCCGTTCTTAAATTAACGATCAAAAAGTTTGATACTCATGCTGGACAAGAGCCTCTGCATACAGAATTGCTCACAGAAATAGCGACCAGCATTTCAACCTTTGCCAAAGTTATGAAGGCCAAGGGATTGTGGGATAAGGTCACGGTGATGAGCTATTCAGAATTTGGGCGGCGCCCGTTTGAGAATAACAGTTCAGGCTCAGATCATGGCACGGCAGCACCTCACTTTATGTTTGGCGGTAAAGTAAAAGGCGGTTTCTATGGTGAGCAGCCCCCTCTAGACGATTTAGACGGTGTAAATCTTAAATACCGCGTCCATTTTCGTGAAATTTATGCATCCGTCGCACGCGAATGGTGGGGATTGAACGCAGGATTCATTAAAGAAAAACCGCTTGGCCTATTTTTATGA
- a CDS encoding formate dehydrogenase subunit gamma: MKWTILRRVFGGLGVALLISYAAGVGLTGSVILDVSATQAQSGGNVPGKVRGTFNPTDMWSAVNKGGIRGTVSIPDKQAGQLIQRNGDQWRSNRTKYIYTFGGYLLLGVFISLAIFFALRGRIQIDAGPSGKTIERFNALERFTHWLTASSFLVLGLTGLNLLYGKTVLLPIIGKSAFANLAMLGKLTHNYISFAFMLGITLMLVLWIKDNLPDRHDLNWLAKGGGLFVKGVHPPAKKFNAGQKFIFWVVVLGGGSISLTGITLLWPFQFELFSSTFAFLNIFGAGLDTNLSPLQEVQLSQMWHNVMAMLVLALMIAHIYIGSLGMAGAFDAVGTGQVDENWAKEHHSLWVEETKARDAPAE, translated from the coding sequence ATGAAGTGGACGATCTTGCGAAGAGTTTTTGGGGGCCTAGGCGTCGCATTGCTTATTTCGTACGCGGCCGGCGTCGGGTTGACCGGGTCGGTAATACTGGATGTTTCTGCAACCCAGGCGCAGTCTGGAGGCAATGTTCCGGGAAAAGTGCGCGGTACCTTTAATCCGACCGATATGTGGAGTGCGGTCAACAAGGGTGGCATCCGCGGGACGGTTTCTATTCCGGACAAGCAGGCAGGCCAGCTAATTCAGCGCAATGGTGATCAATGGCGGAGCAACCGTACTAAATATATTTATACATTCGGCGGGTACCTTTTGCTCGGCGTCTTCATTTCCTTAGCGATATTTTTTGCGCTTCGGGGTCGAATACAGATAGATGCAGGTCCATCGGGTAAAACCATAGAACGGTTCAACGCGCTGGAACGGTTCACCCACTGGTTGACGGCTTCGTCGTTTTTAGTCTTAGGGCTGACCGGCCTAAATCTTCTTTACGGTAAGACTGTGTTGCTGCCGATTATAGGAAAAAGTGCTTTTGCCAATCTGGCCATGCTGGGGAAGTTGACCCATAATTATATCAGCTTCGCCTTTATGCTGGGCATCACATTGATGCTGGTCTTGTGGATCAAGGACAATCTTCCAGACCGGCATGATCTTAACTGGCTGGCCAAGGGCGGCGGATTGTTTGTTAAGGGCGTACATCCGCCAGCTAAGAAATTTAACGCTGGCCAAAAATTTATTTTCTGGGTTGTGGTTCTTGGCGGAGGCTCGATCAGTCTAACTGGAATCACACTCCTGTGGCCGTTCCAATTTGAACTGTTTTCAAGCACGTTTGCCTTCTTGAATATTTTCGGCGCGGGACTGGATACTAATTTAAGTCCGTTGCAGGAAGTCCAATTGTCGCAGATGTGGCACAACGTTATGGCAATGCTGGTGCTCGCACTCATGATTGCGCATATTTATATTGGATCGCTGGGCATGGCGGGCGCGTTTGACGCTGTCGGTACGGGCCAAGTAGATGAAAACTGGGCTAAGGAACATCACAGCCTGTGGGTCGAAGAAACCAAAGCTCGGGATGCGCCGGCTGAATAG
- a CDS encoding 4Fe-4S dicluster domain-containing protein: MARMKFLCDAERCIECNACVTACKNEHDVPWGVNRRRVVTINDGKPGERSISVACMHCSDAPCIAVCPVDCIYQTEQGVVLHSKDLCIGCGYCFYACPFGAPQYPQAGNYGSRGKMDKCTFCNGGPEKDNSSAEHQKYGRNRLAEGKLPICAEMCATKALLGGDGDIVSNIYRERVVARGFGSGAWGWGTAYQLKARS, translated from the coding sequence ATGGCAAGAATGAAATTCCTTTGTGATGCCGAGCGCTGTATCGAATGCAACGCATGTGTCACTGCGTGTAAGAACGAGCACGATGTACCGTGGGGAGTGAACCGCCGCCGTGTGGTTACCATCAACGATGGTAAGCCGGGCGAACGGTCCATTTCAGTCGCGTGTATGCATTGCTCGGATGCCCCGTGTATTGCGGTGTGTCCGGTGGATTGCATCTACCAGACTGAGCAGGGCGTCGTCCTGCACTCCAAGGACCTGTGTATCGGTTGCGGCTATTGTTTCTATGCTTGTCCGTTTGGGGCGCCTCAGTATCCCCAGGCTGGCAACTATGGAAGCCGCGGCAAGATGGACAAGTGCACCTTCTGTAACGGTGGACCTGAAAAAGATAATTCCAGTGCCGAACATCAAAAGTATGGCCGGAACCGTCTTGCGGAAGGCAAGCTGCCGATATGTGCGGAAATGTGCGCAACGAAAGCGCTTCTCGGTGGTGATGGGGACATTGTTTCCAACATCTATCGTGAGCGTGTTGTTGCACGTGGCTTCGGCTCCGGTGCTTGGGGTTGGGGTACTGCGTATCAACTGAAGGCGCGGTCGTAA